In the genome of Mercurialis annua linkage group LG8, ddMerAnnu1.2, whole genome shotgun sequence, the window GAAGATCAAGATCAAGATCATGTGTATGATGATCGTGATCATGAAATTGAGATTGAGCATGAGCAGGTTCATGAAGTACAAGCTAGTTCGTGGGATCATCATAACTTGAATCGCAGCGGTCTTGGAAGTGATGGAGGAGGTAGCGGTGGGGAGATTGAAAGGATTAAGCAAGATCCTGAAAATGTGACTCACATGATGGCCAACTCTGAGCAGGCATTTGTAAAACCAATTCCCCCAAGTGCATTGCCTAGTAATCCTCAATCAACATCGCAATTGCCCGTCAGGACTCCATCGCCATTGCGAGCGCCTCCGGTGAAGCATTTGAAGCAGCCAAAGCCTAAAGCTAGAGATCCTAATAAGAGGGAGATGACTCTTGAGGAGAAACATAAGTTGGGACTTGGATTGCAGAGTTTGCCTCAAGAGAAGATGGATCAAGTGGTGCAGATCATAAAGAGAAGGAATGAGCATTTGCGGCAGGACGGGGATGAGATCGAGCTAGATATTGAAGCTGTCGATAAGGAGACACTTTGGGATCTTGATCGGTTTGTGACTAACTATAAGAAAATGGCTAGCAAAATGAAGCGCCAGCAATTAATGGGCATTCCGCTTCCTGGTGCCGCTGTTAATGATGACAATAAGGTAACAAAAAATCTCATGGTTTTGGCTAATATATATTCATAATGTATCTGCTATTGTTTTGAATCTTATCGTGTGATTCTAATTTGGTTATGGCGGGCTTGATAATGCAGGATCTTTCTGGAAACGAAAGAGTTGATATTACAATGGAGGCAAAGAAGCCGAAGAAAGGGGATGTTGGTGATGAGGATGTGGACATTGGTGACGAGATGCCAATGAGCAGTTTCCCACCAGTGGAAATTGAGAAGGACAATGGTCACGCTAGTAGTAGTTCTAGTAGCTCCAGTAGTTCAAGTGATGGATCCTCCTCATCGAGCGGTATAAATAATTTTGAGTCCATTTTACATCATTTTCTAAAAATGAACAATTTTATTGCTACATATGCTATAACAAGATTCCAAATTGCAGATTCTGATTCAGGAAGCTCATCAGGGAGTGATTCTGAGGATGCACAATCGTAGGAGAGACATCAAAGTCGAATTTGTTTTAAACAAGTTTCGCAATTAACTTGAATATGGCAACAGACGCAGAGGTACTGCATTTTGTTGTTGCTTTTGGGGGGAAGAAAAAAAGACCCAATTTCTTGAGATTAGCAAATAGCAGCTTGCAAACATGTTTTGTACAGGGAGAGAGGGTTCTCAATTTGTTGTTGGTTGTTGGAGAAGAAATCCATGGAATTGGTGGTCAAAAGATGAACTCTTGGAAGGAAAAAAAGTAATTGCTTGTGTAAAAAGATGATCAAAATTGTAGTTAGGTTTAGGATATGTGGTGAAAAGTTTAGGATATGGTTTAGGGCTTTTAGAGAAGAGAGAAATTTAGATTTGATGAAATTACTTTGTACACATTACAATGCCTTAATACAAGCTTTTTagcatcatcatcttcatcttgGGTTTTCTCTTTTGGTTGGTATAATTGGCTGTTATGGAAGTGGGGGGGAATATTATGTACCTACTagcactcaagatgttgagcaTGGCTATTGCACAAGAAAAGGGTCCCAAAAAAGTGAAAGCAAATTCTTCAATCCTTGCCTTGGCAGACAAGATATGCATCTTCATCAATTCTAGTGGATACATTTATGAAGTTAACTGAATTAACAGAATTAATCAAACTGTTCGATTTGCATTATGGAAAATGTGCGATATCTAGTTTGAACGTCGATTGAACAATCCGTATGTGATCCATGGATTTTCCATCGGCCCTCTCCGGACTCTCCAACTGATTCTACCATAGAGGCCAACAGATAAAGCAAACCCCTTGCTAAGTCTGTCATCGATCCCACGAGCTTCTTACTAATTCAATCACGATGTCAAAGTTTGCAAAGACTAGTCAGAGTTTGATGTACTCCCACATAAAATGCGTCCCAAGTGAAATACTTATCAGTATTCATCAAAACTGTTCTCTACCCACTCCTACTCGAAGCAAAGATTATAGGATATTTGTGTactattttgtttgttttgaacATAGAATTTGTATCTACAATGAGGGACCAAGTATTTTTGTAAAGATGGTCACTATCACCAACTAGTCTTTAACCTAGAGAGATACATGGTCATGGTGGATGTGAAAAGAACCTAAAACCATATGGAGTCAATTTTTAAGGTTGACACTAAAAAGATGACTCAAAATGGTTCAAATTGacaaaacaaaattcaataaACCAATTTTTGTGTGTGACCTAATGATCATTTGCCAAGAAATGAGTGGGAAGATTGTCATAGCCAGCTGAATCCTGTGACATTACAGGCTCACCAACTGATTCCAACCTTTTTAAAATGCTAATTAGTGGGTCCAAAATGATATAAAATTAGTGGCAAGGTTAAAAAGAGAATTAATAGCAATAATTTGGTGGGCTAATGAAATTTAGTAAATGTGAATTAATGTCAGTTCAGCTATCaaaatcatatgataatatactTAGTCTTGGATGCtagtattaaaataattattcggTTGGCAATTAAGATAGTCATGTTCTTTAAGGGAAACTTCTTAATAAATTTAGCTTTTGGTGACTTTTAATGACATTTCCTGCATTTTTAGATACAAAGTGCGGTTGCTTTCAAGATACAAAAAACCAACTTCTTTTCGGATATTTCTTTGCAAACACCACCTTGGAATTGACCTATTTCACCCTCACTATCAGAAATATCATCACATTAGGGGTCCGCAAAAAAATCGgaccaaaaaaatcaaactcgTACGAATGATTGAAAAATTATGGTTCGGTTTAGTATAGTATAAATAATCAAACTTGGATTTAGTTCTGACATGATcatcaaaattttatcaatGGTACTTGAACTTTCTTCTCTCCCAACGCGATATATAAATTTCAgtacataatttaaatatacgtaaactataattttataacaaaaaaatgtcTAATTCGTTGATAAATTTGTATTTCCATTAAAATTAACCGATGTTACAATCATATGCATATCTACTCAGCAAAATGCGTTTTTTAACCTACAAAACACGCATCACATGAGGTTCCACGTGATTGCCACATTAATCTATTTTAACAAGTACTCTattgttgtaaaattaaaattcgagTACTAATCAAGCTAACGTAAAATTTCCCCAAATGACCATAATATCCCCATGTGCCTACGACATCTATCATCCACCACCAATTCAACAACATAATAATATCCACAGAAAGTAGGAGCACTGCATAATTCAATCACAGTGAATTATTAGGAATGGTACTATTGCATTCTTAGGTCTTGCTTCCCCTAAAATGCCAggaacaaaaaatataatagacTTACTGAGACTATTAAAAGGTATATACAGTTTGATAGACTCAGCAAGCAAactaatatatacatatatacccTATTTGTTGACTGTTCACATATCTCATCTAATAAAGCAAAAGGAATACTACTAATATGATAATACTAACACTTATTTAAAGCCAACTTCTTATGGATTCTATTGCTAATCTCATCCTAATAAAATATTCCAATAAAAAAAGACATGCTGGAATGTCATGTAGTAGGGTTCAACACCTATTTTTCTCCATAACGAATTCACAAAAATTCAACACGCAGGATTGCAGATCATCTGAATAAGATACGTAGCGTGATTGAGTTAAAATCGCCGATCAATGAAAGCCACGTCAATTCTAAATTGATGTGGTTCGTTAGTTGATGATTTTAACTCAATCACGCAACGTCTTATACTTACAGGGTTTACATTTAGATACTTATTCAAGACATTAATGTCGAACAGCAAGGAAGAGTATGCATATGAGTGGGCAGAGAAAATGATGAACAAGCTGCAAGTTTGATGAAATTTGATGTTCCAAAAACAAAAGGAACATTTATCTGGAAAATTTAACAAACATATGCAAATCAGATCCATGAACTAACATCTTTTGCGCAAGAATTTAAcaggaaaaaaaaataactcGAAAACGGATAGATCATAGGTTCAAATAATCAAAGTGATACAAGAATTATGCATTTACCAAAACCTGACAGTATTCTCAAATAATACATAAACTAACTCATAAATAGCAGCTGGCAGATAATCCCAATAAATGTAGCAAGAAGTTGATAAGACAAAAAACACTGATTTTCTAGTTAAAGCATCAATTCTGGACTCTAACTGAACctagtatatataaatatgtttgaGGCAAAAAGCAGGGAGCTTCAACATTTCAGTGATGTATAATATCAAAGATGTGAAGCAATATCAATTCTTATTGCTGTCACTGGCTTTcttcaaattgataaaaagctCACCGAGTTGAGATTCGCAAGCAGCTTGAGCCTCGGGGGTCAACGCTTTCAAAAAAGGCTTGGTGATATCATGCGTCGACACAATTTGAAAGATCTTGACGCAAGTTTTTCGCACCTCAGCTCTCCTCGACTTGTTCTCTGGCATATTTGTAACCAATTCCTTTATCAAATTACTTAGCTTTTGCAGATGGCTTTTCAAGATTTTCTTTGATGCATTGCGGCTGTCGTCATCAGTACTACTAGAACAAACCATCGATTTCAATATTTCCATCACTAAATCAAGAGCATCTACTCGGCGAAATTCTGACTTTGCAATGCTACATTTCTCCAGAAGCAACCCAAATAAATGATGTCCAATCCATGGCCTTCTTCGAAATATTTCTTTCAAAAATTCAGATTTAATTCGAGACCTTTTATTGTCAACATATTCCACCAACACctctttaaaaatatcaaaaactctCTGCAGTTGAGGCTGAGGAATATTCTGAGCATCGATGATTTTTAGAATCCAATAGGTTGAATTCTGAGCTAGGGAAACAATCATTTTATGGCGCTTCAAGGAAGCTGACTGCTTCTTCTTTGACAGAGCTGCAGATTTCTTTTTCTTGAATGGTTTCGATGCCAACTTCAAATTCTTTTCCAGTAAAGATTCAAGTGTAGATAATTGCACATTTTCACCTTTAGGGAAGTCCTTCCCTTTAAATACTTTCTTTTGTAGAATTCCCCATATACGCTGTCCAAGCTGCTCACTGATTTCTGTAGTATGCGGATTAACAAGTGCACGAGCCAAATTTGTGTACACTGTCAGAACTTCAGGTTTACCTGCAAAATGAAGGCAGAAAGGAAGAGTTttaatatgcatcgtgaacagtgattactttttcttttaaacgCTTGGGCAAGTGAGAGGAGGCACTTTCTGACGGAAAAAACAAACAAAGGCTTAAGTGTTTTCGTAATTGTTAAAACAACATCGCCGACAAAGAAGGTTAGGAGCTTATTGCACCAGAGTCTGATGGCCAAATTTAGATTTATGCTAGAATCAAGAGATTAACATTTCCATAGTACAGCTTATCTCACCAAAAGTAATAACTTGCCTGGATTTTCATGTAGGTAAATCTCCAGCAAAGAAAGAACACGGAGTTTGAACAGAATTAGCTGGGATTGAGCAGTTTCACTCCCAGCCTGATTTCTTTTCTCTCTGAAAATTTGAGCAAGATAAGTATCCATGCGGAACATTGCATCATCATCCATATCATCTCCATCAGAATCATCGGAATCTTCAGGCGGTTCTTTTCCAGCTTCATCAGCTTCAATTACTGCCTCAGAATCATCTGTCTGCTCTTCATTGTCACTTGTTTCACCTGTCTCAGCTTCATCAAtgtcttcatcttcttcaacaCCAAGAaaatcttcatcatcatcatcttcactATCTGCTCCTTGATGTCTAGCTGGTTTCAAATCTTTCTTGATGACCCGCAACATCTGAAGTAGTCCGTCATTCGTCACATCATTACAGAAGTACTTGAAAACCTGAAAACATATATCATGCAAAGTAAAAATCACAATGCCAATGAAAACCAGaggaataaaaattaattatacacAAATAATCTCTTAACAATTCTAATACCTCCTTAAGTCCATTATTTAATGATACTGAATTATTTAGCAAGAGAAGTCAGAGAGCAACTGTATTCCAAAAAGAGGTCTGTCCAAGTAACTAATtcaaaaacttaataaaaatgaaaaacttcTAAAGGTATAATGCCTCACATTGAGGGAAAAAATGAAGTTAAGAACTTGACCTAATTAGAGTAACAAGACAGGTACATAATACAACAGAAAATCTGCATTACTAAATAAGTATAGGAAACATCACGGCTAAACAAAATCCAGAAACTAAACTTATCATTACTGCACACACCTGTTCAATGGCAGTCCGCAAAGGAGCTGATGATTGTGGCAACAATGAAAGGAATGTCTCCACAAGTACATCCATTAACTCAGGACCGTCATCACTAGCCAACTCATCTTCTGCTGAAGATTCAAGATTAGAAGTTGGATAACCTTTCTTACAACAGATAATAAGTTCAGATACTGCTTCGTAGAATTCTCCTGGTTGAAGGAGCACTTGGAGTAGCAGTTGGATTAGTAAGTATCTCAGTGAATGCAATCGATTTGCATCTGCACTCATCCCACCACTCCTTTCCTGGATGAAGTAAAACATGTTAAGCAATTGGACGATCCTTCACTAGATACAAACAATATATCATGTCAAAGATACGAAGGCTTAAGTACAGACATAAAATGCGAACAGTACAACTATTATTACAAAACCATAAACGTGCAAGTTAAAAAGAGTCATTGGTAAATGAGCCACCGAAATCGAcagcaaaacaaatcccaaaacACTGGtttaaaaatgtattatatatacaatcaaTGCAAAAGATGCTCCAATTtgtcaaaatttcaattttagccaaGGCACATGTACAGTTAGCTAAAATTTTGTGGTATAATAGACAATGCCATACACAAAAATTTGCATATTCAAAAACTCAGA includes:
- the LOC126660056 gene encoding transcription factor GTE7-like, whose translation is MASAVLANRNEPSWSQPQPRGVGAKFMGKVPFSNPNPNSKFSKKRQFQPAAPALNFDIPPAAAVDDASSINRRPGAVSGSEFNSGGYVTFNIGSCTKKQLLELKNQLVAELDQIRQLKNRINSSQSAQIRSTSNFNKKQPKKGILGNKRPLSGVSNYGGFVAKDVKRSNLYNHPENVQLMKKCGQILSKLMKPKFGYIFNSPVDVQGLNLHDYFDIIKHPMDLGTVKKKMAENAYDSPVDFAADVRLTFSNAMKYNPKGHDVYTYAEQLLLRFEELFRPIRDRLGDLYEDQDQDHVYDDRDHEIEIEHEQVHEVQASSWDHHNLNRSGLGSDGGGSGGEIERIKQDPENVTHMMANSEQAFVKPIPPSALPSNPQSTSQLPVRTPSPLRAPPVKHLKQPKPKARDPNKREMTLEEKHKLGLGLQSLPQEKMDQVVQIIKRRNEHLRQDGDEIELDIEAVDKETLWDLDRFVTNYKKMASKMKRQQLMGIPLPGAAVNDDNKDLSGNERVDITMEAKKPKKGDVGDEDVDIGDEMPMSSFPPVEIEKDNGHASSSSSSSSSSSDGSSSSSDSDSGSSSGSDSEDAQS